One Streptomyces lincolnensis genomic region harbors:
- the vanX gene encoding D-Ala-D-Ala dipeptidase VanX codes for MKDDFVFVDELGPGIRWDAKYATWDNFTGKPVDGYLANRVVGTRALCAALERVREKAGTRGFGLLLWDGYRPQRAVDCFLRWSRQPEDGRTKPRHYPNIGRAEMFENGYVAPRSGHSRGSTIDLTLYDLATGELLPMGGDHDLMDPVSHHGAQGITPVEARNRQHLRSLMETCGFSAYACEWWHYTLDDEPYPDTYFDFPIT; via the coding sequence ATGAAGGACGACTTCGTCTTCGTGGACGAGCTGGGGCCCGGAATACGCTGGGATGCCAAGTACGCCACCTGGGACAACTTCACCGGCAAACCGGTGGACGGGTATCTGGCCAATCGGGTCGTCGGCACGAGGGCTCTGTGCGCGGCCCTGGAACGGGTACGGGAGAAGGCCGGAACGCGGGGATTCGGCCTGCTGCTCTGGGACGGCTATCGCCCGCAGCGCGCCGTCGACTGCTTTCTGCGCTGGTCACGGCAGCCGGAGGACGGCCGGACCAAGCCGCGGCACTATCCGAACATCGGCAGGGCCGAGATGTTCGAGAACGGATATGTGGCCCCCAGGTCGGGCCACAGCCGGGGCAGCACCATCGACCTCACGCTCTATGACCTGGCCACCGGTGAGCTCCTTCCCATGGGCGGCGACCATGACCTGATGGATCCCGTCTCGCACCATGGTGCCCAAGGGATCACGCCCGTCGAAGCGCGGAACCGGCAGCACCTGCGGTCCCTCATGGAGACGTGCGGTTTCAGCGCGTACGCCTGCGAGTGGTGGCATTACACGCTCGACGACGAGCCCTATCCGGACACCTATTTCGATTTCCCCATCACGTAG